One window of Plectropomus leopardus isolate mb unplaced genomic scaffold, YSFRI_Pleo_2.0 unplaced_scaffold12302, whole genome shotgun sequence genomic DNA carries:
- the LOC121963733 gene encoding NADPH-dependent diflavin oxidoreductase 1-like yields NFWKFVFKKSLPVGSLSRLDCAVLGLGDSSYPKFNFVAKKLHKRLQQLGASMLLPVGLADDQHDLGSDAAIDPWLTSFWQKVLALYPSLADVIPLREDEP; encoded by the exons AACTTCTGGAAGTTTGTCTTTAAGAAGTCTCTGCCTGTTGGCTCTCTGAGTCGTTTGGACTGTGCCGTGCTGGGCCTGGGGGATTCCTCTTATCCCAA GTTCAATTTTGTGGCTAAGAAGCTTCATAAGCGCCTTCAGCAGCTTGGGGCCAGTATGCTGTTGCCTGTCGGGCTGGCAGATGATCAACATGACCTCGG GTCGGATGCTGCGATTGACCCGTGGCTCACATCATTTTGGCAGAAAGTGTTGGCTCTGTACCCGTCTCTGGCTGATGTGATCCCCCTGAGGGAGGATGAGCC